In Chitinophaga oryzae, the sequence ATAGCGCCGGATGGCGGCCGATGGTATACGTGGCCCAGCACCGTACCATGTCGGCCGGATGGTGCATGATTTTTTTCAGCAGTTCCTGGTCTTTGTGAGTGGTGGCCAGTGATAGCAGGGTGGTCCCGATAACTTCGTTGAGGGTATTGACGGTCTGCTTTTTCAGCTGGTCAGCAGCAGACAGTACGGGCATCAGGTACTGCGGCCGGCCCAGCTGTTGCAGGATGTGGGCCAGCAGTGCCCGCTGGTCTACGGCCAGCCATTCGGTGAGGTTGACAGAGGATGTTTCTCCGCTGTTTAGCTGGCGTTGTATTTCCGGCGTGATGTCTTTGGCAGATCTGGCGCCTTTGCGGGTCGGTTTGTTCATGTTTGTAAAAATGAATAATATGCAGGCAGGCCTGTTGTTTCCGCAAAGGTGAGGAAACAAATGCAGGCGGACAATACCGCATATTTTTATCCCATAGGGACAAAAAAGTCAATTTTATGAAGACAAAGGACCGTGTTATTGAAGAAAAGATTTGTCCATTGGAATTTGCTGTTAATGCTATCAGCGGAAAGTGGAAGATCCCTATCGTGTGGCAGATCAATGAAGGGAAAAAGCGGCCCAGCGAGTTTTTGCGGGGTATCGGCAATGTAGACAGGCGGGTACTTAACCAGCAGTTGAAAGAGCTGGAGGCGGCAGGTATCATATCCCGCGAAAGTTTTAATGAAGTGCCGCCCAGGGTGGAGTACCGGCTTACCGCGCTGGGAGAGGAGCTGGTAAAAGTGTTATGGCAGCTGAATGATTGGGGAGACTTGCTATTACAGCAATCGGCAAAAATATAACGGTCATGCCTGTGTTCCCAAAGGAGCTGCTGACCATTGGCAGGCTCCTTTTACAGGGATAAGCACCGTAAATCGCTATGGGTAAGGGTTACGGTGGCCCTATAAGGAATGGCTATTTTGTGTTATATCTATTCAAATAATTGATAGTCAGGTGAAAAGGTGGGGTTGCCTCACAAAAAGGTTTTTGGTTATAACAACGGGAATGTCTATCTTGTATCAGAATACGCATACGACCATACCCAAAAACCATTTCCCATGAATTCCCAGCAGTATATGGAACTGTACTGGCGACAACTGAAGAATCTGGGCCTGAGCAACGAGATGATTAACCTGTACCGCCAGCAGATGGAACAGTCGATGAATACGGCTGACCAACTTCTTCCATTTGCGGAAAACATCAAACAGTTTAATCAGTTTTTTACCGGCGACGATGCCGATGAAGAAGCGCTTAGCCGGGAGCCCGAAACAGTGTTGCT encodes:
- a CDS encoding winged helix-turn-helix transcriptional regulator, which translates into the protein MKTKDRVIEEKICPLEFAVNAISGKWKIPIVWQINEGKKRPSEFLRGIGNVDRRVLNQQLKELEAAGIISRESFNEVPPRVEYRLTALGEELVKVLWQLNDWGDLLLQQSAKI